A genomic region of Candidatus Cybelea sp. contains the following coding sequences:
- the rsmD gene encoding 16S rRNA (guanine(966)-N(2))-methyltransferase RsmD, whose amino-acid sequence MPKITGGSLGSRKLRSPKGTQVRPTPGRVKESLFSILMNRLDGARVLDLFAGTGAIGFEAASRGAARVVSVEAQREIAQAIEGAAKDLGVDGVVTVFPAPAERALYRLEGPFDIVYLDPPYADPLPLQLFRLMLERKLLAPDALVVYEHPAKRILPQIPGYRSVREEVYGDVGLAFLSPEN is encoded by the coding sequence GTGCCGAAAATTACGGGCGGATCGCTCGGAAGCCGAAAGCTGCGCTCTCCCAAAGGTACGCAGGTCCGGCCGACTCCGGGGCGTGTCAAAGAGTCGCTCTTCTCCATTTTGATGAATCGTCTCGACGGAGCGCGCGTGCTCGATCTCTTCGCGGGCACCGGCGCGATCGGATTCGAGGCGGCCTCACGCGGCGCCGCGCGGGTCGTCTCCGTCGAAGCGCAGCGAGAGATCGCGCAGGCGATCGAAGGGGCCGCTAAGGATCTGGGAGTCGACGGTGTCGTGACGGTATTCCCCGCGCCGGCGGAGCGCGCGCTCTATCGCCTGGAAGGGCCCTTTGACATCGTCTATCTCGATCCGCCATACGCGGACCCGCTGCCGCTGCAGCTCTTTCGCCTGATGCTCGAGCGCAAATTGCTGGCTCCCGATGCGTTGGTCGTCTACGAACATCCGGCCAAGCGGATCTTGCCGCAGATACCCGGGTATCGCTCGGTTCGCGAAGAAGTCTACGGCGATGTCGGGCTCGCCTTCCTTTCGCCGGAAAATTGA
- a CDS encoding carboxypeptidase-like regulatory domain-containing protein produces the protein MKYLAVMLALGGSLWTLAFADELGGISGTVVDAKSGQPVANAQLYYYRSPYREGGPNHIMQLKTNGRGFFSDITLEPGRYVIMARFPGKVQGCAVDDVMGGETAHMKIAIGHDQIMCSGPRVHPALVDPNVTADVYRI, from the coding sequence ATGAAGTACTTAGCAGTCATGCTCGCGCTCGGAGGTTCGCTCTGGACGCTGGCGTTCGCCGACGAACTCGGCGGCATCTCCGGTACGGTCGTCGATGCAAAATCGGGGCAGCCGGTCGCCAACGCGCAGCTGTATTACTATCGCAGCCCCTATCGTGAAGGCGGCCCGAACCACATCATGCAGCTCAAGACGAACGGTCGCGGCTTTTTCAGCGATATCACGCTGGAGCCGGGACGGTATGTCATCATGGCGCGATTCCCGGGCAAGGTCCAGGGCTGCGCCGTTGACGACGTGATGGGCGGCGAAACCGCGCACATGAAGATCGCGATCGGTCACGATCAGATTATGTGCAGCGGCCCGCGCGTGCACCCCGCCTTAGTCGACCCCAACGTCACCGCCGACGTCTACCGAATCTAA
- a CDS encoding acetyl-CoA C-acyltransferase, with protein sequence MNNSIRDNDVVILAGARTPFGNLGGELSTLTATDLAVAAAEGGIARSGVRKEKIDEVVFGNVIQSSPDAIYLARHAGLRAGLPIGVPALVVNRLCGSGLQAILSAAQSLALGTATYALAGGSENMSQAPHVVRGARKGFHLGQQVAFEDSLWTALTDSYGNTPMAITAENLAKKYGVSRAECDEFALVSQERALAAQSSGYFAQEIVAVEIPGPKGTTIRVEKDEGPRAGLNMEKLGKLPARFAKDGVVTPGNASGITDGASAVVLTTVKQAREDGLQWMGRLISAGVVGVEPSIMGIGPAFAIPKALERAGVGKDEIAVMEINEAFAPQVLACLREMGEKADGAGDSRLNPHGGAIALGHPLGASGARLALTTLHELKARGGGYGIASACIGGGQGIAALLRVD encoded by the coding sequence ATGAATAATTCCATCCGTGATAACGACGTTGTAATTCTCGCCGGCGCCCGCACGCCGTTCGGCAATCTCGGGGGCGAGCTCTCCACCCTTACTGCCACCGATCTGGCCGTGGCGGCCGCGGAGGGGGGGATCGCGCGAAGCGGGGTGCGCAAGGAGAAGATCGACGAGGTCGTTTTCGGCAACGTCATTCAAAGCAGCCCCGATGCCATCTACCTCGCCCGCCACGCCGGCCTGCGCGCCGGGCTGCCGATCGGGGTTCCGGCGCTGGTCGTCAACCGGCTCTGCGGCTCGGGCCTGCAGGCAATTCTCTCCGCCGCGCAGTCGCTGGCGCTGGGGACCGCAACCTACGCGCTCGCGGGCGGAAGTGAGAACATGAGTCAGGCGCCGCATGTCGTGCGCGGCGCGCGCAAGGGTTTTCACCTCGGACAGCAAGTCGCGTTCGAGGACTCCCTCTGGACCGCGCTCACCGATTCGTACGGCAATACGCCGATGGCGATTACGGCCGAGAACCTTGCAAAGAAATACGGCGTGTCGCGCGCCGAGTGCGACGAGTTCGCGCTCGTGAGTCAAGAGCGCGCGCTAGCGGCGCAAAGCAGCGGCTATTTCGCGCAAGAGATCGTCGCCGTCGAGATTCCAGGTCCCAAAGGCACGACGATACGCGTTGAGAAGGACGAGGGTCCGCGCGCGGGACTCAATATGGAGAAGCTCGGCAAACTGCCGGCGCGCTTCGCAAAAGACGGAGTCGTTACGCCCGGCAATGCGAGCGGAATCACCGACGGCGCGTCCGCCGTCGTCCTGACGACGGTGAAGCAGGCGCGCGAAGACGGTTTGCAATGGATGGGCCGGCTCATTTCGGCCGGCGTCGTGGGCGTCGAGCCGTCGATCATGGGAATCGGACCGGCGTTTGCGATTCCGAAAGCGCTCGAGCGAGCCGGTGTCGGCAAAGACGAAATCGCGGTCATGGAGATCAATGAGGCATTCGCGCCGCAAGTGCTTGCGTGTCTGCGCGAGATGGGCGAGAAGGCGGACGGAGCGGGGGACTCGCGCCTCAATCCGCACGGCGGCGCAATTGCGCTCGGCCATCCCTTGGGCGCTTCCGGCGCGCGCCTGGCGCTTACGACGCTGCACGAACTCAAAGCGCGCGGCGGTGGGTACGGCATCGCCTCCGCTTGCATTGGAGGCGGGCAAGGGATCGCAGCGCTTCTTCGTGTGGATTAG
- a CDS encoding histidine phosphatase family protein, with product MGAIVLCRHAVTAGNAAGQFLSRTDLHLSDGGEAQCRALQPLLTKFDFEHCLVSPMRRCVRTRELVAPDVPFETLEALREVDFGSWEGMTLQWVQANDARRLSHRQRDPVNFRPPAGESFADVAERLSPVVTRLRGARCSLVIAHRGTLGVLERLLRGVPLHSQEVRPLEPAEFRALVV from the coding sequence GTGGGCGCGATCGTTCTCTGCCGGCACGCAGTGACCGCCGGCAATGCCGCGGGGCAGTTTCTCTCGCGGACCGACCTCCATTTAAGCGACGGAGGAGAGGCGCAGTGCCGCGCGCTGCAGCCCTTGCTGACGAAGTTCGACTTCGAGCATTGTCTGGTCAGCCCGATGCGCCGCTGCGTTCGGACGCGAGAGCTCGTCGCACCCGACGTTCCGTTCGAGACGCTCGAGGCGTTGCGCGAGGTCGATTTCGGCAGCTGGGAGGGCATGACGCTGCAGTGGGTGCAGGCCAACGACGCGCGGCGGCTCTCGCATCGCCAGCGCGATCCCGTGAATTTTCGTCCGCCGGCGGGCGAGAGTTTTGCCGATGTTGCAGAGCGGCTTTCGCCGGTCGTGACGCGTTTGCGAGGTGCGAGGTGTTCGCTCGTCATCGCGCACCGCGGCACGCTCGGCGTCCTAGAGCGTCTGTTGCGCGGCGTGCCCCTGCACTCGCAGGAAGTCCGGCCGTTGGAGCCGGCCGAGTTTCGTGCGCTGGTCGTCTAG
- the coaD gene encoding pantetheine-phosphate adenylyltransferase, with protein sequence MSNGKLERVTRAIYPGSFDPLTNGHLDVIERAARCFGELIVAVVVNPQKRAPMFSLEEREEMLKESCAPFLSVRVEHFRGLLADYVKSERADVIVKGLRVVSDFESEMSAAMMNRSLSDVDTLFLMSDQKYSFVSSSLVKEVFFLGGDVAALVPKPVLAVMTAKRTSQRR encoded by the coding sequence TTGAGTAACGGCAAGCTCGAGCGGGTGACGCGGGCCATCTATCCAGGCTCGTTCGATCCGCTGACAAACGGGCATCTCGACGTCATCGAACGCGCCGCGCGATGCTTCGGCGAGTTGATCGTTGCGGTCGTCGTCAACCCGCAAAAACGAGCGCCAATGTTTTCGCTGGAAGAGCGCGAGGAAATGCTCAAAGAGAGCTGCGCGCCGTTTCTCAGCGTGCGGGTCGAGCATTTTCGCGGTCTCTTAGCCGACTATGTCAAATCCGAGCGAGCCGATGTGATCGTAAAGGGCCTGCGTGTCGTCTCCGACTTCGAGAGCGAGATGTCGGCTGCGATGATGAACCGCTCGCTCTCCGACGTCGACACGCTTTTCCTGATGTCCGATCAAAAGTATTCGTTCGTCAGCTCGAGCCTAGTCAAAGAGGTCTTCTTTCTGGGCGGCGACGTCGCCGCGTTGGTTCCTAAGCCGGTGCTCGCGGTCATGACGGCGAAGCGCACGTCACAACGGAGGTAG
- the phoU gene encoding phosphate signaling complex protein PhoU encodes MAVRTAYHEALESTRLDVVRLGALVGDAIRVAVDALDNRDASAGARVVAGDDVVDDLRRRIEGHCIELIWRQQPVAGELREIAAMLEIATDLERIGDYAVDISKNAIKLSDQPMRPQKVEIDRIASVAHGMLLDAMRAYTERAADLASAVIDRDDEVDKLYKRSIKLLQSEMRADPEIIRPGTRYLFVLASLERVGDRAGNIAWHTKDMIGAE; translated from the coding sequence GTGGCGGTCCGGACGGCGTATCACGAAGCACTGGAATCGACGAGGCTGGACGTCGTGCGGCTCGGCGCGCTCGTAGGCGATGCGATTCGCGTAGCGGTCGACGCGCTGGATAATCGTGACGCGTCTGCCGGCGCTCGGGTCGTGGCCGGCGACGACGTCGTCGACGATCTGCGGCGACGCATCGAAGGGCACTGCATCGAGCTGATCTGGCGACAGCAGCCCGTTGCCGGCGAACTTCGCGAAATCGCGGCGATGCTCGAGATCGCAACCGACCTCGAACGGATCGGCGACTACGCGGTGGATATTTCAAAGAACGCGATCAAACTCTCCGATCAGCCGATGCGTCCGCAGAAAGTCGAGATCGACCGAATTGCCAGCGTGGCTCACGGCATGCTGCTCGACGCGATGCGCGCCTATACCGAGCGCGCCGCCGATCTCGCAAGCGCGGTGATCGATCGCGACGACGAGGTCGACAAACTGTATAAGCGCAGCATCAAGCTGCTGCAATCCGAGATGCGCGCCGACCCAGAGATCATCCGTCCGGGAACGCGCTATCTCTTCGTGCTCGCATCGCTCGAACGCGTGGGCGACCGTGCCGGCAACATCGCCTGGCACACAAAGGACATGATCGGCGCCGAGTGA
- a CDS encoding DUF2249 domain-containing protein — MPINRPAAIALDARSLPPATKTEQILEQFDKLQIGSALEITEEAYPRALRNEMAQLRPGRFSWDARNLGGNRWTVRLERIDENADNDTFLTYVPAFTSAKAATLKELANQVSERTYRAGETIFDEGEVWPYLGIVKSGKVIYTLLSPDGKTHTIGERLTHDTLNESGTFDGGGATTRAEALTDATIVTLPSEALIHAARNDAELALGFLIASSQARRRSIDTIADLAFAHVLQRVAKFLLGYARTSVGMAPGLPGVENLSQAQIAAAAGTVRDMAARALLRLKNASALELDRGRVRAIDRALLEAFADNVQAPPV, encoded by the coding sequence ATGCCCATCAACCGACCAGCCGCGATCGCGCTCGATGCCCGGTCGCTGCCGCCTGCGACAAAAACGGAGCAGATCCTCGAACAGTTCGACAAGCTGCAGATCGGCAGCGCTCTGGAGATTACCGAGGAAGCCTACCCTCGGGCGCTGCGCAACGAGATGGCCCAGCTTCGGCCGGGCCGTTTTTCGTGGGACGCTCGCAATCTGGGCGGCAACCGCTGGACCGTGCGCCTCGAACGCATAGACGAGAACGCGGACAACGACACCTTCCTCACCTACGTGCCGGCGTTTACGTCGGCCAAAGCCGCGACGCTCAAGGAGCTGGCGAACCAGGTGAGCGAGCGTACCTATCGCGCCGGTGAGACGATCTTCGACGAAGGCGAGGTCTGGCCGTACCTGGGCATCGTCAAGAGCGGTAAGGTGATCTACACGCTGCTCTCTCCCGACGGCAAGACGCATACGATCGGCGAGCGGCTGACGCACGACACGCTCAACGAGAGCGGCACGTTCGACGGCGGCGGCGCGACGACGCGCGCCGAGGCGCTCACCGATGCGACGATCGTCACGCTGCCGAGCGAAGCGCTGATCCATGCAGCCCGCAACGACGCCGAGCTCGCACTCGGCTTTCTGATCGCCTCCTCGCAAGCGCGCCGCCGGTCGATCGACACGATCGCAGATCTCGCGTTCGCGCACGTGCTGCAGCGCGTAGCGAAGTTCTTGCTCGGTTACGCGCGGACGTCGGTCGGAATGGCTCCCGGCTTACCCGGGGTCGAAAACCTCTCGCAGGCACAGATCGCCGCCGCCGCCGGCACCGTGCGCGATATGGCGGCGCGTGCTCTGCTGCGGCTCAAGAATGCGAGCGCGCTCGAACTCGATCGCGGCCGCGTCCGTGCGATCGACCGGGCGCTGTTGGAGGCGTTCGCCGACAACGTCCAAGCCCCACCAGTGTAA
- a CDS encoding aminotransferase class V-fold PLP-dependent enzyme, translating to MTTPLPRSEFAVTQRYLYLNHAAAGVLPASTVAAIEEFARAHAAAGVLGTFPYDLKMVEYREKIGRFIGASGAEIATVPNTSAGAATIALGIGWKPGDEVLLCDNEFPANVIAWLALRRRGVEVRLLPAAQGRLTPERLRREIGPRTRVVTCSWVAYFDGYRHDLAGLAAVAHEMGAMLCVDAMQGLGALPIDVRSLDVDALYCGAAKWMLGLHGAAFLYAGPRIAQDLEVAMPGWRSVEDMWDFHNYEQPFAREALRFEGGTPNLLGTLSLACAVDLFNASGPERIAAHVLMLTDRLCDGLRELGATFSTERGEHCSSGIVTFAIPRSDSIALGQALEREGILTTYRTGGIRVSPHGYTTAEEIDDMVNAVARLGRANVEVSQ from the coding sequence GTGACGACTCCGCTTCCACGAAGCGAGTTCGCGGTAACGCAGCGGTATCTCTATCTCAATCACGCGGCGGCCGGCGTGCTGCCGGCGTCGACGGTTGCAGCGATCGAGGAGTTTGCGCGCGCCCACGCCGCCGCGGGCGTCTTGGGAACCTTTCCCTACGACCTCAAGATGGTCGAGTATCGGGAAAAGATCGGGCGCTTCATCGGCGCGTCGGGCGCCGAGATCGCAACGGTTCCCAATACCAGCGCGGGCGCGGCGACGATTGCGCTGGGCATCGGCTGGAAACCGGGCGACGAGGTGCTGCTCTGCGATAACGAGTTTCCCGCCAACGTCATCGCGTGGCTGGCGTTGCGCCGCCGCGGGGTCGAAGTGCGGCTGCTGCCGGCGGCGCAGGGACGCTTGACGCCGGAGCGATTGCGGCGCGAGATCGGCCCGCGTACGCGGGTCGTCACGTGTTCGTGGGTCGCCTACTTCGACGGTTACCGGCACGATCTGGCCGGCCTGGCGGCAGTCGCGCACGAGATGGGGGCAATGCTGTGCGTCGACGCGATGCAGGGTCTCGGTGCGCTGCCCATCGACGTGCGTTCTTTAGATGTCGACGCGCTCTATTGCGGCGCCGCAAAATGGATGCTCGGATTGCACGGCGCGGCGTTTCTCTACGCCGGCCCGCGCATCGCGCAGGATCTCGAGGTCGCGATGCCGGGGTGGCGCTCCGTCGAGGACATGTGGGATTTCCACAATTACGAGCAGCCGTTCGCGCGCGAAGCCTTGCGCTTCGAAGGCGGTACGCCGAACTTGCTGGGCACGTTGTCGCTTGCCTGCGCGGTCGACCTGTTCAACGCAAGCGGTCCGGAACGGATCGCGGCGCACGTGTTGATGCTCACCGATCGACTCTGCGATGGTCTTCGAGAGCTTGGCGCTACCTTCTCTACGGAGCGAGGCGAACATTGCTCCTCCGGCATCGTCACCTTCGCGATTCCCCGAAGCGATAGCATCGCGCTCGGTCAGGCGCTCGAGAGGGAAGGTATCCTCACGACGTACCGAACCGGCGGTATTCGAGTATCGCCGCACGGATACACGACGGCAGAGGAGATCGATGACATGGTGAACGCGGTCGCGCGGCTTGGGCGCGCAAACGTGGAAGTCTCGCAGTGA
- a CDS encoding TlpA disulfide reductase family protein, whose amino-acid sequence MWISDSARKLFTYGRLWDVLALLAIGFAIWKILIAPRFLEAPRAHRAPAAVYDRLDGGAFRLAQQRGHLVFLDFYASWCEPCKLELPLVRGWASAHRGVMVVPVDVGEGRATAADFARRYRLRDVALDPQSNARALFSVEGFPTIVVVDGRGYVRAKWEGLNPAIGLAMDNAVKQVGP is encoded by the coding sequence GTGTGGATTAGCGATTCGGCGCGCAAGCTCTTTACCTACGGGCGCCTCTGGGACGTTCTGGCACTGCTGGCGATCGGCTTTGCGATCTGGAAGATCCTCATCGCCCCGCGCTTTCTCGAAGCGCCGAGAGCGCATCGAGCGCCGGCCGCCGTCTACGATCGGCTCGACGGCGGTGCGTTCCGCCTGGCGCAGCAGCGCGGACACCTCGTTTTTCTCGATTTTTACGCGAGCTGGTGCGAGCCGTGCAAACTCGAGCTGCCGCTGGTTAGGGGTTGGGCCTCCGCCCATCGGGGAGTGATGGTCGTGCCCGTCGACGTAGGCGAAGGACGCGCGACGGCCGCCGATTTTGCCCGGCGCTACCGCTTACGCGACGTCGCGTTGGATCCGCAAAGCAACGCGCGGGCGCTCTTTTCGGTGGAAGGCTTTCCGACGATCGTCGTCGTTGACGGCCGCGGTTACGTGCGCGCTAAGTGGGAGGGCCTCAATCCGGCGATCGGACTCGCGATGGATAACGCCGTAAAGCAGGTGGGGCCTTAG
- a CDS encoding MoaD/ThiS family protein produces MNVRVVAFANVREILEGSPRSLALPQGARVGEAWSALETLFPALCAHRTSVRIARNGRIVSHEESLLEGDELALLPPVGGG; encoded by the coding sequence ATGAACGTTCGCGTGGTCGCCTTCGCAAACGTGCGCGAGATCCTCGAAGGCTCGCCGCGCAGCCTCGCTCTGCCGCAGGGCGCGCGCGTTGGCGAAGCTTGGAGTGCATTGGAGACGTTATTTCCAGCGCTTTGCGCGCATCGCACCTCGGTGCGGATCGCCCGCAACGGACGGATCGTTTCGCATGAGGAGTCGCTGCTCGAGGGCGACGAGCTCGCACTCCTGCCGCCGGTGGGCGGTGGATAG
- a CDS encoding HAD family hydrolase, whose protein sequence is MEAVRGIGFDLDHTLAIDNRLERVAFAHLLELLEAEGGHALGTLSDEIDAIDDLLRRQRCAELTLEEAVESFVAHRGIRPGARYFDWYRGEVLSMVPQFVVPLPNVKPTIEALHERSIQMAVLTNGWNPLQLRKAERAGFTGPVLVSTDIGKNKPDPGAFELLLERLGTPPAQTWYVGDDPRGDIAGAQRAGMQAIWINWERREYPADLRPPEHTISRFEELLELVPEAAPAP, encoded by the coding sequence ATGGAAGCGGTACGGGGGATCGGTTTCGATCTCGACCATACGCTGGCGATCGATAACCGGCTCGAGCGGGTCGCGTTTGCGCACCTATTGGAGCTCCTCGAGGCCGAGGGCGGCCACGCTCTGGGAACGCTGAGCGACGAAATCGATGCGATCGACGACCTGCTGCGCCGCCAGCGCTGCGCCGAGCTGACGCTCGAGGAAGCGGTCGAGTCGTTCGTCGCGCACCGCGGGATACGTCCCGGGGCCCGCTACTTCGATTGGTATCGCGGTGAGGTGCTCTCGATGGTCCCGCAGTTCGTGGTCCCGCTTCCCAACGTCAAGCCGACGATCGAGGCGCTGCATGAGCGCTCGATTCAGATGGCGGTGCTAACCAACGGCTGGAATCCGCTGCAGCTGCGAAAAGCGGAGCGGGCCGGTTTCACCGGACCCGTCCTGGTGAGCACCGACATCGGCAAGAACAAGCCCGATCCAGGGGCCTTCGAGCTCCTGCTGGAGCGGCTGGGGACGCCGCCCGCGCAGACCTGGTACGTCGGTGACGACCCGCGCGGCGACATCGCCGGCGCGCAGCGGGCCGGTATGCAGGCAATCTGGATAAACTGGGAGCGCCGGGAGTATCCGGCCGACCTGCGCCCGCCCGAACACACGATATCGCGCTTCGAAGAGCTGCTCGAGCTCGTGCCGGAAGCGGCGCCTGCCCCATGA
- a CDS encoding DUF885 domain-containing protein → MTLRLLLAFTICFSAVTALAAPADYQARLIDLERRYTMWSFEQNPSSATDAGIHTYDSRLADYSPQTQAAQMVRLRKFRNELAALQPAAGTSPHDRVDYLLIRSNIEADWWDRTVLRGLQRNPSVYEGECSNGIFSIIKRHYDSDEVRIQSAIARLRACPRVLEQGRANLTQPVREFAQIASEDIRDGDALYTTSLDEVARDTSAQTRQQLAAAQKGALDGLHGYRAWLDSHMTSFPAGGFAVGRKQYDWFLRRVLMLPFDSSQVATIGRLELARDRALEVWEKSRDAHEPKATPAPTFATKEEFLAYYERSLQKLVSFINSRQIVTIPPYIGPFHIVEVPKALAATYPGGFMNPPQMFSNDRQGFYFVPDFGSANQSFFVEQARQSVLPLLGHEGIPGHFLQFTYAYHNPDYVRHVQQDGVFAEGWAFYGEEMLMREGLYDDDPGARQQVIHLMRHRATRIGVDVGLATGAMTLPQAIAYFEKNAGIDEVTARGEATRFAMDPGQAIDYLTGKTQIETLIGMLHDREGTNFTLQAFHDRLLSYGTVPYSTIRYEWLGDDGWLRPALTPLGPQSF, encoded by the coding sequence ATGACGCTGCGTCTGCTGCTCGCCTTCACGATCTGCTTTTCGGCCGTAACGGCGCTGGCCGCGCCCGCCGACTACCAGGCCCGGCTGATCGATCTCGAACGCCGCTACACGATGTGGTCGTTCGAGCAGAATCCGTCGTCGGCGACCGATGCCGGCATTCATACCTACGACTCGCGTCTTGCCGACTACTCGCCGCAGACGCAGGCCGCCCAAATGGTGCGGCTGCGCAAGTTTCGCAACGAGCTTGCCGCGCTGCAGCCGGCGGCCGGCACGAGTCCGCACGACCGCGTCGACTACCTGCTGATCCGGTCGAACATCGAGGCCGACTGGTGGGATCGCACGGTATTGCGCGGGCTGCAGCGCAATCCAAGCGTCTACGAAGGCGAGTGCAGTAACGGCATCTTTTCGATCATCAAGCGGCATTACGATAGCGACGAGGTCCGCATCCAGAGCGCGATCGCCCGCCTGCGCGCCTGTCCGCGCGTCTTGGAGCAAGGGCGCGCGAACCTCACGCAGCCGGTCCGCGAGTTCGCGCAGATCGCCTCGGAAGATATCCGTGACGGCGACGCACTCTACACGACGAGTCTCGACGAGGTCGCTCGCGATACGTCGGCGCAGACGCGTCAGCAGCTGGCCGCGGCGCAAAAAGGTGCGCTGGACGGCCTGCACGGCTATCGCGCCTGGCTCGACTCGCATATGACCAGCTTCCCCGCAGGCGGTTTCGCCGTCGGGCGCAAGCAGTACGACTGGTTCCTGCGGCGCGTGCTAATGCTGCCGTTCGATTCGAGCCAGGTGGCGACGATCGGCCGGCTCGAGCTCGCGCGCGACCGCGCGCTCGAAGTGTGGGAGAAGAGCCGCGACGCACACGAACCGAAAGCGACCCCGGCCCCGACCTTCGCAACGAAGGAAGAGTTTCTCGCGTACTACGAGCGCAGTCTGCAAAAGCTCGTGTCGTTCATCAACTCGCGCCAGATCGTCACGATTCCGCCGTACATCGGTCCCTTCCACATCGTCGAGGTTCCCAAAGCGCTGGCAGCAACGTATCCGGGCGGCTTCATGAACCCGCCGCAGATGTTCTCCAACGATCGGCAGGGCTTCTATTTCGTTCCGGACTTCGGCTCGGCCAATCAGAGCTTCTTCGTCGAACAGGCGCGCCAGTCGGTGCTGCCGCTGCTCGGGCATGAGGGAATTCCCGGCCACTTTCTGCAGTTTACCTATGCCTACCATAATCCCGACTACGTCCGGCACGTTCAGCAGGATGGCGTGTTCGCCGAAGGCTGGGCATTTTACGGCGAAGAGATGCTGATGCGAGAAGGACTGTACGACGACGATCCCGGCGCGCGGCAGCAGGTAATACACTTGATGCGCCACCGTGCGACGCGCATCGGCGTAGACGTCGGCCTCGCGACCGGGGCGATGACGCTGCCCCAAGCGATCGCGTACTTCGAGAAGAACGCCGGCATCGACGAGGTTACGGCGCGCGGCGAAGCGACTCGCTTTGCGATGGATCCCGGCCAGGCGATCGACTATCTCACCGGCAAAACGCAGATCGAAACGTTGATCGGGATGCTGCACGACCGCGAGGGCACGAACTTTACCCTGCAGGCCTTTCACGATCGACTGCTCTCTTATGGTACCGTTCCGTATTCGACGATTCGCTACGAATGGCTCGGCGACGACGGCTGGCTTCGCCCCGCGCTGACACCGCTGGGTCCGCAGAGTTTTTAG
- a CDS encoding enoyl-CoA hydratase-related protein, translating to MAFEDILVTVEEPIGFITLNRPGVLNALRTQLLDEVSAALDDLERDEQVAAIVVTGSGEKAFAAGADIGELNALASAGAGTQQARSGQRLTRKIERLRKPVIMAVNGFALGGGCELAMAGDIRIASEKAKFGQPEVNLGLIPGYGGTQRLTRLAGKGIATHLCLTGEIIDADEALRIGLVTRVVPAAELMNETRRIATLIAAKAPLAIAACKRAINNGAHLSLDDALELEALEFGSLVDTEDIKEGTAAFLEKRKPVWKGR from the coding sequence ATGGCATTTGAAGATATTCTGGTGACGGTCGAGGAGCCGATTGGTTTCATTACCCTTAACCGGCCGGGCGTTCTGAATGCGTTGCGCACGCAGCTCCTGGACGAAGTCTCGGCGGCTCTGGATGACTTGGAGCGCGACGAGCAAGTGGCGGCGATCGTCGTCACGGGCAGCGGCGAAAAGGCCTTCGCCGCGGGCGCCGATATCGGCGAGCTCAACGCGCTGGCCAGCGCTGGGGCGGGCACGCAACAAGCCCGCAGCGGGCAACGCTTGACGCGCAAAATCGAACGCCTACGAAAACCCGTCATCATGGCGGTCAACGGTTTTGCGCTCGGCGGCGGCTGCGAGCTCGCGATGGCCGGCGATATACGCATCGCGAGTGAAAAAGCCAAATTCGGCCAGCCCGAGGTCAACCTTGGCCTGATTCCCGGTTACGGCGGAACGCAGCGGTTAACGCGCCTCGCGGGTAAAGGCATCGCGACGCATCTCTGCCTCACAGGCGAGATCATCGACGCCGACGAGGCGTTGCGGATCGGACTCGTAACACGTGTCGTTCCGGCCGCGGAATTGATGAACGAGACAAGGCGCATCGCGACGCTGATCGCCGCGAAGGCGCCGCTCGCGATCGCGGCGTGCAAACGCGCGATCAACAACGGTGCGCACCTGTCGCTCGACGACGCGCTCGAACTCGAAGCGCTCGAGTTCGGATCGCTCGTCGACACCGAAGATATCAAAGAAGGCACGGCCGCCTTTCTCGAAAAGCGCAAGCCCGTCTGGAAGGGCCGCTAA